In the genome of Candida dubliniensis CD36 chromosome 3, complete sequence, the window TGATGGCTGCCAATGATTTTGGAGCCTATTGTTAGATTGTTAATATAAGAATCATTTCTCTtcatttttgataattaacGGATGGATTGTATGTAAGGATGTATATGTGTGAATTTGTTTTtcgtttctttttctttttttcgtattttctattgtttttggtggcttttgttttaatgTAATATACTAACGGAAAAATCAATCTTTAACTATAAAAGGCAAGCATGTAGGATTTCTCATCCTACTGGAGGTTCGGTGACAGGTGTAACCCTGGGTCCTTGGTAGGACTGCGCGGCTGACCTGTGgaattatttttcttcctcGGAGACGCTTCATCATTGGAAGAAATGGTGTCCTTATTGGTATCCATTTCTATGATACCAGCtgtcttgtttttttttttcgtttctGTATTGTAACTAGTTTTTACTGAATCTCCCTTGGGGTCAGTAATTGGAACCAGTGTTGAAACCGGCTGGGTAGTTTTCTGAGGTCTTTCCGGTGTAATAACCTCATGTTCTATGTTATCTTCTTttgtagaagaagaatctttttctttgtttgattCAGAactacttcttctttgaaGCTCTTCAGTTGGCTTTCCTTTACCCACCTTGGTTGGTAGAGCTGGGAAGTATTGTTTAGTCTCCGGCTTTTTTAAAACCCTCTTTGGAGCCGGCGTAGTTTTTTCAAAGCTAGTGGTTTTATGTCCCTTTATACCGCAATTGGCGCAAGGCTTGATGAGGGGACAGTTGTATTTGGTATGATTTATCGATCTGCAATATTCACAATATTTACAGTTCGATAAAACTCTTGAAGTACAAGAATCCATGATTTCTTCACCCTTATCGTTGActtttttgattcttctttttggaACCTGTCCAGAATATATGTCTACAATAAAGTAACATACCACGTTCGGGTCCACTTTTTGAGGGTCCTCCCCAGTCATTTGCAACACCAGAACTTCTGGTGTGTACTGTTGCACAATCACATCttctttattcaaaaataatttttgaaatttttgttttgcttGTGTCTTTATTGACATGGGTGTACGGAAAGCCACCAACTGTCTGTTCCGTTTTGTACTGtcgattttgattttttccaCAATCccattaaaatcaaaatctaaAGATTCAATTATGTTCgtaattgtttttattgGTTCAGTGAGATCCTTTTCCATATGCTCATCCGAGAAGGGAGCAAAACACATGACTTTTTGAACAAAATGGAAATCCATTGTTCTTTGGAGGAACATAACTTCCTCCCTCATTCCCAATATTTCTTCACAGGTGTCTTTCGTTTTTTTGTCAGAAACAGAGAGCTTCAAGTTAAAGTATTTAAATGCCGTCTTCATTGCATCCTCTGAATAGTTATTTAAGAAACCTTTAGTTTCTTTAATACTGTTCTCAATTGTTCTTGCAATTGTGTGGTAAACAACCACCCCGCCATATTTGTTAATGAGGTGGGCAATATCAGCTGTAACGAGTCCTCTAGGGAACACTGTATCATTATGTCTttttaaatcttcaaaGGCTTCCTTTGGAACATTAAAGTGTCCCATtctctcttcttcttt includes:
- a CDS encoding non-LTR retrotransposon Zorro 3 ORF1-related protein (transposable element) — its product is MAEKGVNDFNFTARGDHSPQQTQENPPGNFQESPLDGGQDRKSSSTDGVSNNVEFNTQTNAHESWADFPESDQMDTDSSEYPSEEENEEGKISKGPYHAFKNFSTEEYFTPETATNKVVDNTTPSQTTQSINQNSTTYASVAANYKSNLVKSQEKKEEERMGHFNVPKEAFEDLKRHNDTVFPRGLVTADIAHLINKYGGVVVYHTIARTIENSIKETKGFLNNYSEDAMKTAFKYFNLKLSVSDKKTKDTCEEILGMREEVMFLQRTMDFHFVQKVMCFAPFSDEHMEKDLTEPIKTITNIIESLDFDFNGIVEKIKIDSTKRNRQLVAFRTPMSIKTQAKQKFQKLFLNKEDVIVQQYTPEVSVLQMTGEDPQKVDPNVVCYFIVDIYSGQVPKRRIKKVNDKGEEIMDSCTSRVLSNCKYCEYCRSINHTKYNCPLIKPCANCGIKGHKTTSFEKTTPAPKRVLKKPETKQYFPALPTKVGKGKPTEELQRRSSSESNKEKDSSSTKEDNIEHEVITPERPQKTTQPVSTSVPITDPKGDSVKTSYNTETKKKNKTAGIIEMDTNKDTISSNDEASPRKKNNSTGQPRSPTKDPGLHSSPNLQ